The genomic segment CGCGACTTCCTCGTCGCCGCGACACCCGGCGCAGGTAAGACCACGTTCGCGCTGACCCTCGCCGTCGAACTCATGCGCATGGGTGAGGTCAACAGGGTGATCGTCGTCGCTCCGACGGAGCACCTCAAGACGCAGTGGGCCGACGCCGCCGCCCGCGTGCACATCCGTCTCGATCCGCGCTTCCGCAACAGCCACTGGGCGCCGTCGCGGCAGTACCACGGGGTCGTCGTGACCTATGCGCAGGTGGCTGCCAAGCCCTCCGTCCACCGTCATCTCACGGAGGAGGCGAAGACCCTCGTGATCCTCGACGAGGTGCACCACGGCGGCGATGCGCTGAGCTGGGGCGACGGCATCCGAGAGGCGTACGGCTCGGCGAAGCGGCGGCTCTCCCTCTCCGGCACGCCGTTCCGTAGCGACACCGCTCCGATCCCGTTCGTCACGTACGCTCCGGACGAGTCGGGGGCACGGATCTCCACGACGGACTACAGCTACGGATACGGCCGGGCCCTGGCGGACGGCGTCGTCCGCCCCGTGCTGTTCCACATGTACTCCGGCAAGATGCGCTGGCGCACGAGCGCGGGGGACGAGCTCGAAGCGCACCTCGGCCAGGACAACACCAAGGACGTCACCTCTCAGGCCTGGCGGACGGCGCTGGACCCCGAAGGGGAGTGGATGCCCGCCGTGCTCTCGGCGGCCGACCGGCGTCTCACCGAGATCCGTCATCATGTGCCGGATGCCGGCGGACTCGTCCTCGCGACGGACCAGACGGTGGCCCGCGCCTACGCCAAGATCCTGCACAGCATCACGGGACAGCAGCCGACGATCGTCCTGTCCGACGATGCGACCGCCTCCGAGCGCATCGAGAAGTTCAGTCAGAACGACAGCCGGTGGATGGTCGCGGTGCGCATGGTCTCCGAGGGCGTCGACGTGCCGCGTCTCGCGGTGGGCGTGTACGCGACGTCGTCATCCACGCCACTGTTCTTCGCACAGGCCATCGGTCGATTCGTGCGCGCACGCCGCCGTGGTGAGGCCGCGAGCATCTTCCTGCCCAACGTCCCGGTACTGATGGGGCTGGCCAATGAGCTGGAGAAGCAGCGCGATCACGCGCTCGACAGGCAGAGCAAGGACGACGACGGGCTCGACGATTCGCTCCTCGAGAGCGCGAATCGCGAGGAGGAGGCATCCGACGCCCTGACGCAGGAGTTCAGCTATCAGGCGATCTCGTCGCTCGCGCACTTCGACCGCGTGGTCTTCGAGGGAAAGGACTTCGGGCAGCTCGCAGAACCGGGCACGCCGGAGGAGGAGGAGTTCATCGGGATTCCGGGCCTTCTCGAGCCCGAGCATGTGCACGAGCTGCTCATGCAGCGCCAGTCCCGGCAGTCGAAGCTCCGCGCCGCACGCGAGGCCGAAGCCGGGCCGGAGCCCGCGACGACGCTCCCGCCTCCGCTGCACCGCACCCTCCGCGAGCAACGGCAACTGCTCAACAGCCTCGTGGGGCTCTACGCGCGCCAGGCGGGGGAGCCGCATGGCGCGGTCCACGCCGAGCTGCGTCGCGTGTGCGGCGGTCCTGCCGTGGCTCAGGCGACGGTGGCGCAGCTGCAGCAGCGCATCGACCTGCTGCGCAAGCGCGTTCGGTCCTGACGCGATTAGGAACCCCGAAATGCTGGCAATCCCGGCCTCCCGGGCATGTCGTCGCGCGGCCGCCGATAGCGTTGAAGAGGTCTGAGAAACTTCCCCTTCCCACCCCGTCTCGGAGGACACATGAGCGCGCCCGCGGCCCTGGAGCCGACTGAAGCAGATCGACGACGCTGGGCGCGATACCTCGTCGAGGAACGCGCCGAGGGGCTGGTCTATCAGAAGCTCGCGGACCGGAAGACCGGTGAGGAGCAGCAGATCCTGCAGAGCCTCGCGGATGCGGAGCGCCGGCATGAACAGCATTGGCTCGACCTCCTCGGCGAACCTCCGGCCAGGCTGCCTCGGGCCGGACTCCGATCGCGGTTACTGGGATGGATGGCAGGACGGTTCGGTTCGATCTTCGTCCTCGTGCTCGCTCAGAGCGCGGAGGCGCGGTCGCCGTATGACACCGAGAAGTACGCCACCGCGGCGATGCGGGCGGACGAGAAGATCCATTACGAGGTCGTGCGGGGGCTCGCCGCGCGCGGACGACGTCGCCTGTCCGGGTCCTTCCGCGCCGCCGTGTTCGGTGCCAACGACGGGCTGGTGAGCAACCTCGCCCTCGTGCTCGGAATCGGCGCGACGGGTGTGAGCTCCGGCTTCGTCCTGTTCAGCGGGCTGGCCGGCCTGTTGGCCGGTGCCCTCTCGATGGGCGCGGGCGAGTTCGTCTCTGTGCGCTCGCAACGCGAGCTGCTCGCATCGACCGAGGCCAATGAGGATGCCGCCCTCTCCGCCGGGGATCTCGACATCGACGAGAACGAGCTCGCGCTCGTCTATCGCGCGAGGGGAATGGATGAGGCCGAGGCGCTCGCGCGCGGACGTCGCGTGATCGCCGCCGCGCAGGAGGGTGCACGGCGCTCTGTCACCGGGCCCATCCGCTCTCATGCCGCCACGAGCGACCATGACGTCGTCGGCGGCGACTGGACGGCGGCGATCTCCAGCTTCCTCCTGTTCGCCTCCGGTGCGATCGTCCCCGTGCTGCCGTGGATCTTCGGTCTGGAGGGCACCACAGCCGTGCTCGTCGCTCTTGTGCTCGTGGGCGTCGCGCTGCTCGCCACCGGTGCCGTGGTCGGCATCCTGTCCGGGGGGCCGCCGCTGCGCCGTGCGCTCCGTCAGCTCGCGATCGGATTCGGCGCCGCGGCGATCACGTACGGGCTCGGCCTCCTGTTCGGCGTCGGCGCCGTCTGACAGCAGGCGGCTCCACTCGTGTCACGCCAAGCGTGGCGGGTGGAGCCGAGCCGGGTGGAGCCGAGTCGGGTGGCGCCGAGCCGGATACGAGAAAAGCCCCCTCGAAAGGGGGCTTTTCTCTTCTGTGCGCGGAGGGGGACTTGAACCCCCACGCCCTTACGGGCACTACGACCTCAACGTAGCGCGTCTACCATTCCGCCACCCGCGCAGGTGGTGAAGGCCGTTGCCGACCGAAGAGAAACATTACCAGGTTTCCCGAGGGCCGACGAACCGGCCCACGGCCCGGGCGTGCCGCACCGGCTTCGATAGCCTGGGAGCATGTCCACACCCCAGCATCCGGAAGTCGTGCGCATCGCGCAGGACCTCATTCGCTTCGACACCTCCAACTTCGGCGGCGGAAAGGCGAACGGCGAGCGGGAGGCGGCCGAGTACGTCGGCGCATACCTCGAGGGTCTGGGGCTCGAGCCCGAGTACTACGAGCCGATCCCACGCCGCACGAACGTCGCGGCGCGGGTGAAGGGCAGGGACTCGACGAAGCCGGCGCTGGTCGTGCACGGTCACCTCGACGTCGTGCCGGCGATGGCCGAGGACTGGAGCGTCGACCCGTTTGCGGGCGAGGTTCGCGACGGCCTGCTCTGGGGGAGGGGCGCGGTGGACATGAAGAACATGGATGCCATGATCCTCACCTCTGTCGCCGACATCCTGCGCTCCGGTGAGGTGCCGGAGCGCGACCTCGTCCTGGCATTCTTCGCCGATGAGGAGAACGGCGGCGTCGAGGGCTCGGCGC from the Microbacterium ginsengiterrae genome contains:
- a CDS encoding DEAD/DEAH box helicase, with amino-acid sequence MLSPSFPQRAPWGTADKLRAWQREALDLYFARDQRDFLVAATPGAGKTTFALTLAVELMRMGEVNRVIVVAPTEHLKTQWADAAARVHIRLDPRFRNSHWAPSRQYHGVVVTYAQVAAKPSVHRHLTEEAKTLVILDEVHHGGDALSWGDGIREAYGSAKRRLSLSGTPFRSDTAPIPFVTYAPDESGARISTTDYSYGYGRALADGVVRPVLFHMYSGKMRWRTSAGDELEAHLGQDNTKDVTSQAWRTALDPEGEWMPAVLSAADRRLTEIRHHVPDAGGLVLATDQTVARAYAKILHSITGQQPTIVLSDDATASERIEKFSQNDSRWMVAVRMVSEGVDVPRLAVGVYATSSSTPLFFAQAIGRFVRARRRGEAASIFLPNVPVLMGLANELEKQRDHALDRQSKDDDGLDDSLLESANREEEASDALTQEFSYQAISSLAHFDRVVFEGKDFGQLAEPGTPEEEEFIGIPGLLEPEHVHELLMQRQSRQSKLRAAREAEAGPEPATTLPPPLHRTLREQRQLLNSLVGLYARQAGEPHGAVHAELRRVCGGPAVAQATVAQLQQRIDLLRKRVRS
- a CDS encoding VIT1/CCC1 transporter family protein, giving the protein MSAPAALEPTEADRRRWARYLVEERAEGLVYQKLADRKTGEEQQILQSLADAERRHEQHWLDLLGEPPARLPRAGLRSRLLGWMAGRFGSIFVLVLAQSAEARSPYDTEKYATAAMRADEKIHYEVVRGLAARGRRRLSGSFRAAVFGANDGLVSNLALVLGIGATGVSSGFVLFSGLAGLLAGALSMGAGEFVSVRSQRELLASTEANEDAALSAGDLDIDENELALVYRARGMDEAEALARGRRVIAAAQEGARRSVTGPIRSHAATSDHDVVGGDWTAAISSFLLFASGAIVPVLPWIFGLEGTTAVLVALVLVGVALLATGAVVGILSGGPPLRRALRQLAIGFGAAAITYGLGLLFGVGAV